The following is a genomic window from bacterium.
TACCCGTCTAAACCTGTTACTTTGGGTTTTTCTATACCTTTAACACAATTGATAAAGTGTTTCATCTGATCATTAAACATCTGGTTCTTTTTATATCTTATATATTGGGTTTCTACACCATTTTTGAAAAGATACACCCCCTCTGTTTGAGGGTCAAAATCTTCTGGTAAATCTTTCTCTTCTATTCCATCCTGAAAATAGATTGTGCCATTAGGTCCAAAAACATCGTTAAACCTTTTACCACCGCATTTTGCAGGTAAACCCCATGACCAGTTTAATATATGTTGGTCACCAGACTTAAATTCAAGAACAAATGTTCCTGTGTCGAGAGCAGTTGAACTTGTCTTTATTTTTATAGGTAGTCCAGCCACTCTATTTATATCTCCAAAAACATATCTGGCAAAATCATAGTTGTGAACACAACCATCTATAAAAGGACCGCCTCCTTTCTCTTTGTCCATATACCATGGAGATGACGGCGCTGATGTTATCATAAAGTTTCTCC
Proteins encoded in this region:
- a CDS encoding Gfo/Idh/MocA family oxidoreductase, whose amino-acid sequence is MGKIKVGVIGCGGMGRLHSKILSQMEDVEIFAASDLSEKALKLYNETFKPTHSFTDYTKLVELDELNAVLVCLPTYLHKDPVVLAAKNNKAIFCEKPISMTLEDADEMVNECDKRGVIFSIGFVRRFDNGWEKFKEIILSGKIGRPVVWRNFMITSAPSSPWYMDKEKGGGPFIDGCVHNYDFARYVFGDINRVAGLPIKIKTSSTALDTGTFVLEFKSGDQHILNWSWGLPAKCGGKRFNDVFGPNGTIYFQDGIEEKDLPEDFDPQTEGVYLFKNGVETQYIRYKKNQMFNDQMKHFINCVKGIEKPKVTGLDGYEAQQIGLSVLKIV